The following proteins are encoded in a genomic region of Nocardioides renjunii:
- the gyrB gene encoding DNA topoisomerase (ATP-hydrolyzing) subunit B, whose translation MTVLEGLEAVRKRPGMYIGSTGERGLHHLIWEIVDNGVDEALAGYATRIVLTLQADGGVRVEDNGRGIPTDTAPGQEMPALTMALTMLHAGGKFGGGGYKVSGGLHGVGVSVVNALSTRLVAEVKNRGHLWRQTFRLGVPEADLEQVRPMEAGEQTGTTVTWYASEDIFEETTYNLETITSRLREMAFLNKGVEFVVRDERPEAESRVDAVEDDTVDSEVDNAGHDAIKRAETGGLEQVFKYDRGLVDYVEHLNRRKTAANASVISFEAETAEGATGQHMSLEVAMQWNTSYTESVHTFANNINTHEGGTHEEGFRASLTSLVNNWGEEWGLIKKKEDRVSGDDIREGLTAIISIKLSEPQFEGQTKTKLGNTEAKGFAQRIMNDQLGAWFEQNPAEGRDIVRKSQAAASARIAARKARELARGRKGLLGGGGLPGKLSDCQSTNPEECEVFIVEGDSAGGSARQGRDPRIQAILPIRGKILNVEKARIDRVLANTEVQAIISALGTGIHEEFDLEKLRYHKVVMMADADVDGHHINTLLLTLLFRFMKPLIEHGYVYMAQPPLYRLRWNKPATHEFVYSDAERDALLADGLAQGKKLPKENPVQRYKGLGEMNADELWETTMDPDARLMKQVGLDDAAQADEIFSILMGEDVEQRRSFIQRNAKDVRFLDI comes from the coding sequence ATCACGGTCCTCGAGGGCCTCGAGGCGGTCCGCAAGCGACCGGGCATGTACATCGGCTCGACCGGCGAGCGCGGCCTGCACCACCTGATCTGGGAGATCGTGGACAACGGCGTCGACGAGGCGCTGGCCGGCTACGCCACCCGCATCGTGCTGACCCTGCAGGCCGACGGCGGGGTGCGCGTCGAGGACAACGGCCGTGGCATCCCGACCGACACGGCGCCGGGCCAGGAGATGCCGGCGCTCACCATGGCGCTGACCATGCTCCACGCCGGCGGCAAGTTCGGTGGCGGCGGCTACAAGGTGTCCGGTGGACTCCACGGCGTGGGCGTCTCGGTCGTCAACGCGCTGTCCACCCGCCTGGTCGCCGAGGTGAAGAACAGGGGCCACCTGTGGCGCCAGACGTTCCGGCTCGGCGTTCCCGAGGCCGACCTCGAGCAGGTCCGGCCGATGGAGGCCGGCGAGCAGACCGGCACGACGGTCACCTGGTACGCCTCGGAGGACATCTTCGAGGAGACCACCTACAACCTCGAGACCATCACCTCGCGGCTGCGCGAGATGGCGTTCCTCAACAAGGGCGTGGAGTTCGTCGTGCGCGACGAGCGGCCCGAGGCCGAGTCGCGCGTCGACGCCGTCGAGGACGACACCGTCGACAGCGAGGTCGACAACGCCGGTCACGACGCCATCAAGCGCGCGGAGACGGGCGGGCTCGAGCAGGTCTTCAAGTACGACCGCGGGCTCGTCGACTACGTCGAGCACCTCAACCGCCGCAAGACCGCGGCCAACGCGAGCGTCATCTCCTTCGAGGCCGAGACGGCCGAGGGCGCCACGGGGCAGCACATGAGCCTCGAGGTCGCGATGCAGTGGAACACCTCCTACACCGAGTCGGTCCACACCTTCGCCAACAACATCAACACCCACGAGGGCGGGACCCACGAGGAGGGCTTCCGCGCCTCCCTGACCTCGCTGGTCAACAACTGGGGCGAGGAGTGGGGGCTGATCAAGAAGAAGGAGGACCGGGTCTCCGGCGACGACATCCGCGAGGGCCTGACCGCCATCATCTCGATCAAGCTGTCCGAGCCGCAGTTCGAGGGCCAGACCAAGACCAAGCTCGGCAACACCGAGGCCAAGGGCTTCGCCCAGCGGATCATGAACGACCAGCTCGGTGCCTGGTTCGAGCAGAACCCGGCCGAGGGCCGCGACATCGTCCGCAAGTCCCAGGCCGCCGCCAGCGCCCGCATCGCCGCCCGCAAGGCGCGCGAGCTCGCCCGCGGCCGCAAGGGCCTGCTCGGCGGCGGTGGCCTCCCCGGCAAGCTGAGCGACTGCCAGTCGACCAACCCGGAGGAGTGCGAGGTCTTCATCGTCGAGGGCGACTCGGCCGGTGGCTCCGCCCGTCAGGGCCGCGACCCGCGCATCCAGGCGATCCTCCCGATCCGCGGCAAGATCCTCAACGTCGAGAAGGCGCGCATCGACCGCGTGCTCGCCAACACCGAGGTCCAGGCGATCATCTCCGCGCTCGGCACCGGCATCCACGAGGAGTTCGACCTCGAGAAGCTGCGCTACCACAAGGTCGTGATGATGGCCGACGCCGACGTCGACGGCCACCACATCAACACGCTCCTGCTGACGCTGCTCTTCCGCTTCATGAAGCCGCTCATCGAGCACGGCTACGTCTACATGGCGCAGCCGCCGCTCTACCGCCTGCGGTGGAACAAGCCGGCGACCCACGAGTTCGTCTACTCCGACGCCGAGCGCGACGCGCTGCTCGCCGACGGCCTGGCGCAGGGCAAGAAGCTGCCCAAGGAGAACCCGGTCCAGCGCTACAAGGGGCTCGGCGAGATGAACGCCGACGAGCTGTGGGAGACCACGATGGACCCCGACGCCCGCCTGATGAAGCAGGTCGGCCTCGACGACGCCGCGCAGGCCGACGAGATCTTCTCGATCCTCATGGGCGAGGACGTCGAGCAGCGGCGCTCCTTCATCCAGCGCAACGCCAAGGACGTCCGATTCCTCGATATCTAG
- the gyrA gene encoding DNA gyrase subunit A yields MTETPTGTGAGGFGFGDERIQPIELQTLMQQSYIDYAMTVIVGRALPDVRDGLKPVHRRILYAMYDGGYRPDRGFSKCSRVVGDVMGQYHPHGDSAIYDTMVRLAQPWVLRAPLINGQGNFGSPGNDSAAAMRYTECRMAPLAMEMVRDIDEDTVDFRPNYDGRSQEPTILPSRFPNLLVNGSAGIAVGMATNIPPHNLREIAEGATWALEHPDATKQELQDALLERVKGPDFPNGALIVGRQGIEQAYRTGRGSITQRAVVEIDEDAKGRTMLVISELPYMVNPDNLALKIAELADSGRIQGISDVRDDTSSRTGQRLVIILKRDAVARVVLNNLFKHTELQSNFSANMLALVDGVPRTLSIDAFISHWVTHQIEVIQRRTRFRLAEAERQAHVYRGLVKALDALDDVIALIRRSPDVEEARTGLIELLDIDEVQANAILEMQLRRLAALERQKIMDRLAELERVIADLEDILASEPRQRQIVSEELKEITDKYGDDRRTQIIAADGDLSMEDLIPDEDLVVSITRGGYAKRTRADQYRLQKRGGKGVRGATLRGDDVVQHFIATTNHHWLLFFTTAGRVYRTKAYNLPEAARDAKGGHVAGLLSFQPDEDIAQVLAIRDYEQAPYLVLATRTGLVKKTKLGDYNSPRQAGVIAINFREEDDELIGAELVNGDDDILLVSRKGQSIRFKADDEQLRPMGRATGGVRGMKFRDGDSLLSMSVIRAAQVAAEEAVEGDAADSDEVKEQYVFTITDGGFAKRSRISEYRLQTRGGIGIKAMSLANEDRGGLVGAFIVEEDDEVLSITSGGQVVRSPIDANFRPTGRSTMGVKFVAPKSGDSVAVVARSVEAKIAEEVEQLTAETAEAVEAEAREAAAESPDVVDDATIDGEDAVEAPADESTEE; encoded by the coding sequence ATGACTGAGACCCCCACCGGCACCGGAGCCGGCGGCTTCGGCTTCGGCGACGAGCGCATCCAGCCGATCGAGTTGCAGACGCTGATGCAGCAGTCCTACATCGACTACGCGATGACCGTCATCGTCGGGCGCGCGCTGCCCGACGTGCGCGACGGGCTCAAGCCCGTGCACCGGCGCATCCTCTACGCGATGTACGACGGCGGCTACCGCCCCGACCGCGGCTTCTCGAAGTGCTCGCGCGTCGTCGGTGACGTCATGGGTCAGTACCACCCCCACGGCGACTCGGCCATCTACGACACCATGGTCCGCCTCGCGCAGCCGTGGGTGCTGCGCGCGCCGCTGATCAACGGCCAGGGCAACTTCGGCTCGCCGGGCAACGACTCCGCCGCGGCCATGCGCTACACCGAGTGCCGGATGGCGCCGCTGGCCATGGAGATGGTGCGCGACATCGACGAGGACACCGTCGACTTCCGCCCCAACTACGACGGTCGCTCGCAGGAGCCGACCATCCTGCCCTCGCGCTTCCCCAACCTGCTGGTCAACGGCTCCGCGGGCATCGCGGTCGGCATGGCGACCAACATCCCGCCGCACAACCTCCGCGAGATCGCCGAGGGCGCGACCTGGGCGCTCGAGCACCCTGATGCGACCAAGCAGGAGCTCCAGGACGCCCTGCTCGAGCGGGTCAAGGGCCCCGACTTCCCCAACGGGGCGCTGATCGTCGGCCGCCAGGGGATCGAGCAGGCCTACCGCACCGGGCGCGGGTCGATCACCCAGCGCGCCGTCGTCGAGATCGACGAGGACGCCAAGGGCCGCACGATGCTGGTCATCAGCGAGCTCCCCTACATGGTCAACCCCGACAACCTCGCGCTCAAGATCGCCGAGCTGGCCGACTCGGGCCGGATCCAGGGCATCTCCGACGTGCGCGACGACACCTCCTCGCGCACCGGCCAGCGCCTGGTGATCATCCTCAAGCGCGACGCCGTCGCGCGCGTGGTGCTCAACAACCTGTTCAAGCACACCGAGCTGCAGTCGAACTTCTCGGCCAACATGCTCGCCCTGGTCGACGGGGTGCCCCGCACGCTGAGCATCGACGCCTTCATCTCCCACTGGGTCACCCACCAGATCGAGGTCATCCAGCGGCGTACGCGCTTCCGCCTCGCCGAGGCCGAGCGCCAGGCCCACGTCTACCGCGGCCTGGTCAAGGCGCTCGACGCCCTCGACGACGTCATCGCGCTCATCCGGCGCAGCCCCGACGTCGAGGAGGCCCGCACCGGCCTGATCGAGCTGCTCGACATCGACGAGGTGCAGGCCAATGCCATCCTCGAGATGCAGCTGCGCCGGCTTGCCGCCCTCGAGCGCCAGAAGATCATGGACCGCCTCGCCGAGCTCGAGCGCGTCATCGCCGACCTCGAGGACATCCTCGCCAGCGAGCCGCGCCAGCGGCAGATCGTCTCCGAAGAGCTCAAGGAGATCACCGACAAGTACGGCGACGACCGCCGTACGCAGATCATCGCGGCGGACGGTGACCTGTCGATGGAGGACCTGATCCCCGACGAGGACCTCGTCGTCTCGATCACCCGCGGCGGCTACGCCAAGCGCACCCGCGCCGACCAGTACCGCCTCCAGAAGCGCGGCGGCAAGGGCGTGCGCGGTGCGACCCTGCGCGGCGACGACGTGGTGCAGCACTTCATCGCGACCACCAACCACCACTGGCTGCTGTTCTTCACCACCGCCGGCCGGGTCTACCGCACCAAGGCCTACAACCTCCCCGAGGCGGCCCGCGACGCCAAGGGCGGCCACGTGGCCGGCCTGCTGAGCTTCCAGCCCGACGAGGACATCGCCCAGGTGCTGGCGATCCGCGACTACGAGCAGGCCCCCTACCTCGTGCTCGCCACCCGCACCGGGTTGGTCAAGAAGACCAAGCTCGGCGACTACAACAGCCCCCGCCAGGCCGGCGTCATCGCGATCAACTTCCGCGAGGAGGACGACGAGCTGATCGGCGCAGAGCTGGTCAACGGCGACGACGACATCCTGCTGGTCTCCCGCAAGGGCCAGTCGATCCGCTTCAAGGCCGACGACGAGCAGCTGCGGCCGATGGGTCGCGCCACCGGTGGTGTGCGCGGCATGAAGTTCCGCGACGGCGACTCGCTGCTGTCGATGTCGGTGATCCGGGCCGCGCAGGTGGCGGCCGAGGAGGCCGTCGAGGGCGACGCCGCCGACTCCGACGAGGTGAAGGAGCAGTACGTCTTCACGATCACCGACGGCGGCTTCGCCAAGCGCAGCCGGATCAGTGAGTACCGCCTCCAGACCCGCGGCGGCATCGGCATCAAGGCGATGTCCCTGGCCAACGAGGACCGCGGCGGCCTCGTCGGCGCGTTCATCGTGGAGGAGGACGACGAGGTCCTCTCGATCACGAGCGGCGGCCAGGTCGTGCGCAGCCCGATCGACGCCAACTTCCGGCCCACCGGCCGCTCGACGATGGGCGTGAAGTTCGTCGCGCCCAAGTCGGGGGACTCGGTCGCCGTCGTGGCCCGCTCGGTGGAGGCCAAGATCGCCGAGGAGGTCGAGCAGCTCACCGCCGAGACCGCCGAGGCGGTCGAGGCCGAGGCCCGCGAGGCCGCTGCCGAATCGCCCGACGTGGTCGACGATGCAACAATCGACGGTGAGGACGCTGTCGAGGCGCCCGCCGACGAGAGCACCGAGGAGTGA
- a CDS encoding DUF3566 domain-containing protein, which translates to MSERTATPRRTSEDEPAKRSLTGRLQDTLSSAAEEHRANAGPSGAKGNRARREPGRQPRRARLRLTRIDPWSVMKTAFLLSVAFGVVTFVAIFMVWSVLGAAGVWDSINSAVASIVEGDSGNSTFDVTDYVGMSRVLGFTLLVSVLDVILLTAIATLTAFLYNLAAALLGGIEVTLAEDEK; encoded by the coding sequence GTGTCGGAACGCACCGCGACTCCCCGTCGTACGTCTGAGGACGAGCCTGCCAAGCGGTCCCTGACCGGCCGCCTGCAGGACACGCTGTCCAGCGCTGCCGAGGAGCACCGCGCCAACGCGGGGCCCTCGGGCGCCAAGGGCAACCGCGCCCGTCGTGAGCCGGGGCGCCAGCCCCGCCGTGCCCGGCTGCGGCTGACCCGCATCGACCCGTGGTCGGTGATGAAGACCGCCTTCCTGCTCTCGGTCGCCTTCGGCGTCGTGACGTTCGTGGCGATCTTCATGGTCTGGTCGGTGCTCGGCGCCGCCGGCGTGTGGGACTCGATCAACTCCGCCGTGGCCAGCATCGTCGAGGGCGACAGCGGCAACTCGACCTTCGACGTGACCGACTACGTCGGCATGTCGCGCGTGCTCGGCTTCACGCTCCTGGTGTCGGTGCTCGACGTGATCCTGCTGACCGCGATCGCCACCCTGACGGCCTTCCTCTACAACCTCGCCGCCGCCCTCCTCGGCGGCATCGAGGTGACGCTCGCCGAGGACGAGAAGTGA
- a CDS encoding DLW-39 family protein — protein sequence MKKLLLVVLAAAGAALAKKKMDEGKNEQALWAEATDNVDRA from the coding sequence GTGAAGAAGCTCCTGCTGGTCGTCCTCGCCGCCGCCGGCGCGGCCCTCGCGAAGAAGAAGATGGACGAGGGCAAGAACGAGCAGGCCCTCTGGGCCGAGGCCACCGACAACGTCGACCGGGCCTGA
- a CDS encoding nuclease-related domain-containing protein — translation MDDAGTPGEKRMRLRYAGACRVCEVALPAKTEAIYERSTKTVRCLGHEKSGVDVVTVEAPISAGTPGGSARREFERREQNRERRIREKHPRLGGLIHAFSDEPQSTKAWDSGALGEERLGSRLNELASDTLRVLHDRTIPGTRANIDHLAVTPTGVFVIDAKKYAGRPHLKVEGGLLRPRVEKLMVGSRNCTKLVDGMLRQIDVVRGMLGDDVAVQGVLCFVEADWPLLGGSFTTRGVEVMWPKKLYPLLRAGDAADVDGVEPVYRRLASALPPA, via the coding sequence ATGGACGACGCGGGGACGCCGGGCGAGAAGCGAATGCGCCTGCGGTACGCCGGGGCGTGCCGCGTCTGTGAGGTCGCGCTGCCCGCCAAGACCGAGGCGATCTACGAGCGGTCGACGAAGACCGTGCGCTGTCTGGGCCACGAGAAGTCGGGTGTCGATGTGGTGACAGTCGAAGCACCGATCAGCGCCGGCACTCCGGGTGGTTCTGCTCGTCGGGAGTTCGAGCGCCGTGAGCAGAACAGGGAACGACGGATCCGCGAGAAGCACCCGAGGTTGGGCGGGCTCATCCATGCCTTCAGCGACGAGCCGCAGTCGACGAAGGCCTGGGACTCCGGCGCGCTGGGCGAGGAGCGCCTCGGCAGCCGCCTCAACGAGCTCGCCTCCGACACCCTCCGAGTCCTGCACGACCGGACGATTCCTGGAACCAGGGCGAACATCGACCACCTTGCGGTCACCCCCACCGGGGTCTTCGTCATCGACGCGAAGAAGTACGCCGGCCGCCCGCACCTCAAGGTCGAGGGCGGGCTCCTCCGGCCGCGCGTCGAGAAGCTGATGGTCGGCAGCCGCAACTGCACGAAGCTCGTCGACGGGATGCTGAGGCAGATCGACGTCGTCCGCGGTATGCTCGGCGACGATGTCGCAGTACAAGGCGTGCTCTGCTTCGTCGAAGCTGACTGGCCACTGCTAGGGGGCTCGTTCACCACACGCGGCGTCGAGGTGATGTGGCCCAAGAAGCTGTACCCGTTGTTGCGGGCCGGCGATGCTGCGGACGTCGATGGCGTCGAGCCTGTGTACCGACGGCTGGCGTCCGCCCTGCCACCAGCCTGA
- a CDS encoding helix-turn-helix domain-containing protein, whose amino-acid sequence MIEPWVSADDIAAHLGVTKDSVYAWIAKKGMPAHRVGRLWKFKVSEVDDWVRNDRATDTAGSV is encoded by the coding sequence GTGATCGAGCCCTGGGTGTCCGCCGACGACATCGCTGCGCACCTTGGCGTCACCAAGGACTCCGTCTACGCCTGGATCGCCAAGAAGGGTATGCCCGCACATCGGGTGGGGCGTCTTTGGAAGTTCAAGGTCTCTGAGGTCGACGACTGGGTCCGCAACGACCGGGCCACGGACACCGCCGGGAGTGTCTGA
- a CDS encoding helicase-related protein encodes MEIIDNINRLLGDDLKQTISRGSKVRVAASTFSIYAFEALRKELEGVEALEFIFTAPTFVAGQATDKVKKERREFFIPQAKRESSLYGSEFEIRLRNKLTQRAIARECADWIKTKVTFKSNTTGAPMQQFAVVDNEAAYTPLQGFTSTDLGYERGDAVSNLVNKIDEAPLTAAYLQTFDAIWNSPQQVQDVTELVHEHIASVYAENSPERVYFLVLYNLFAEFLEEVSEDVLPNDLTGYKDTEIWNRLYNFQKDAATGIINKLETYNGCILADSVGLGKTFTALAVIKYYELRNKSVLVLAPKKLEDNWTTYNSNLTTNILGKDRLNYDVLAHTDLTRTSGYAGQIRLDRLNWGNYDLVVIDESHNFRNADYAEEKESRYQRLMRQVIRQGVKTKVLMLSATPVNNRFLDLKNQLALAYEGESENLSSKLDISTTVEQVFRQAQLAFSKWSTLPPEERTANSILSMLEFDFFELLDAVTIARSRKHIQAFYDTAEIGVFPSRRPPLSLREPLTDVEHAPTFNEIFEQLQELTLAIYAPLSYVFPSKLQKYVDLYNVRGGTARGNLDHAGRERGIQKLMTVNLLKRLESSVEAFRITLNKVYTAVDAALAVIDDHDIAMEDLAAAFADIGAEDDDFEVPESGSVGRNFQVELADMDTVSWRRDLWNDRETLSELIDEMERITPDHDSKLQRLIQHVGDKVQHPINDGNRKVLIFSAFADTANYLYRELAPTLSEAGLELGVVTGSSNSTSLGKGLDFQEILTLFSPRSKDKALVMPAESREIDVLIGTDCISEGQNLQDCDYVINYDIHWNPVRIIQRFGRIDRIGSTNATIQLVNFWPDISLDEYINLKERVENRMVIADLAATADDNVLTQEGSETAFRREQLRKLQEEVIELEDVRTGVSITDLGLNEFRMDLLAYVKEYGDLGSSPKGLHAAVPADLTKGLKPGVIFALRSVDENVEINRHNRLHPYYLIYLDESGHVITDHTEVKHLLDLVRNSCHGVSEPVPAAYHVFNKATSEGADMTAYSDLLTQAIRSLIDITEERDIDSLFSGSKTTALTQTFAGLEDFELLAFIAVVDPATRFNG; translated from the coding sequence GTGGAGATCATCGACAACATCAACCGTTTGCTTGGGGATGATCTCAAGCAAACGATAAGCCGCGGCTCCAAGGTCAGGGTCGCTGCTTCAACGTTCTCGATCTACGCGTTCGAGGCACTACGCAAGGAGCTGGAGGGCGTCGAGGCACTGGAGTTCATCTTCACGGCGCCGACTTTCGTCGCCGGCCAGGCCACTGACAAGGTCAAAAAGGAGCGCCGGGAGTTCTTCATCCCCCAGGCCAAGCGCGAGTCCAGCCTCTACGGTTCGGAGTTTGAGATCAGGCTCCGCAACAAACTGACACAGCGGGCGATCGCTCGCGAATGCGCTGACTGGATCAAGACCAAGGTCACATTCAAGTCCAACACCACTGGTGCCCCCATGCAGCAGTTCGCCGTTGTCGACAACGAAGCGGCGTACACACCACTTCAGGGCTTCACCAGCACCGACCTCGGCTACGAGCGTGGCGACGCCGTCTCCAACCTCGTCAACAAGATCGACGAAGCCCCGCTCACCGCGGCCTACCTCCAGACCTTCGACGCCATCTGGAACAGCCCCCAGCAGGTCCAGGACGTCACCGAGTTGGTGCACGAGCACATCGCATCTGTCTACGCCGAGAACAGCCCCGAGCGGGTCTACTTCCTGGTGCTCTACAACCTCTTTGCGGAGTTCCTCGAGGAGGTGAGCGAAGACGTCCTGCCAAACGACCTGACCGGCTACAAGGACACCGAGATCTGGAACCGGCTCTACAACTTCCAGAAGGACGCAGCTACGGGAATCATCAACAAGTTGGAGACCTACAACGGATGCATCCTCGCCGACAGCGTTGGCCTCGGAAAGACCTTCACAGCGCTGGCAGTGATCAAGTACTACGAGCTCCGCAACAAATCGGTCCTAGTGCTGGCGCCCAAGAAGCTCGAAGACAACTGGACGACCTACAACAGCAACCTGACGACCAACATTCTCGGCAAGGACCGGCTCAACTACGACGTCCTTGCCCACACCGACCTCACTCGGACGAGCGGGTACGCCGGCCAGATCCGTCTCGACCGCCTCAACTGGGGCAACTACGACCTTGTCGTGATCGATGAGTCTCACAACTTCCGCAACGCCGACTACGCCGAAGAGAAGGAATCACGATACCAGCGGCTTATGAGGCAGGTAATCCGACAGGGCGTGAAGACCAAAGTCCTGATGCTGTCGGCCACCCCGGTCAACAACCGATTCCTCGATCTCAAGAACCAGCTCGCGCTGGCGTATGAAGGCGAGTCGGAGAACCTCTCGTCCAAGCTCGACATCTCTACCACCGTCGAACAGGTCTTCCGTCAGGCGCAACTTGCCTTCAGCAAGTGGTCGACGCTGCCCCCGGAGGAGCGCACCGCCAACTCGATCCTGTCGATGCTGGAGTTCGACTTCTTCGAACTACTAGACGCGGTCACCATCGCCCGAAGCCGCAAGCACATCCAGGCGTTCTACGACACCGCTGAAATCGGCGTCTTCCCGAGTCGGCGGCCCCCACTGTCGCTTCGGGAGCCCCTCACAGATGTCGAGCACGCCCCGACGTTCAATGAAATCTTCGAACAGCTCCAGGAGCTCACCCTCGCGATCTATGCCCCCCTGTCCTACGTGTTCCCGAGCAAGCTGCAGAAGTACGTCGACCTCTACAACGTCAGAGGCGGCACTGCCCGCGGCAACCTAGATCACGCTGGTCGTGAACGCGGCATCCAGAAGCTCATGACCGTCAACCTGCTCAAGCGGTTGGAAAGCTCGGTCGAAGCCTTCCGGATCACGCTCAACAAGGTTTACACCGCCGTCGACGCAGCCCTGGCCGTCATCGACGATCACGACATCGCCATGGAAGACCTCGCGGCAGCCTTCGCCGACATCGGTGCCGAAGACGACGACTTCGAGGTCCCCGAATCCGGGAGCGTCGGCAGGAACTTCCAGGTAGAGCTGGCCGACATGGACACGGTGTCATGGCGACGAGACCTGTGGAACGACCGCGAGACCCTGAGCGAGCTCATCGACGAAATGGAGCGCATCACTCCAGACCACGACTCCAAGCTCCAGCGCCTCATTCAGCACGTCGGAGACAAGGTCCAGCACCCGATCAACGACGGCAACAGGAAGGTCCTGATCTTCTCGGCTTTCGCCGACACGGCCAACTATCTCTACCGCGAACTGGCCCCGACTCTCTCGGAGGCAGGCCTGGAGCTGGGCGTCGTGACCGGCAGTTCGAACAGCACCTCGCTCGGCAAGGGCTTGGACTTCCAAGAAATCTTGACACTCTTCTCGCCACGGTCGAAGGACAAAGCGCTTGTGATGCCGGCGGAGAGCCGCGAGATCGACGTCCTCATCGGGACGGACTGCATCTCCGAGGGCCAGAACCTCCAGGACTGCGACTACGTGATCAACTACGACATCCACTGGAACCCGGTGCGGATCATCCAGCGGTTCGGCCGCATCGACCGCATTGGCTCCACGAACGCGACCATCCAGTTGGTCAATTTCTGGCCCGACATCTCGCTCGATGAGTACATCAACCTCAAGGAGCGCGTTGAGAACCGCATGGTGATCGCGGATCTCGCGGCGACCGCCGATGACAATGTGCTCACCCAGGAGGGCAGCGAGACCGCCTTTCGGCGCGAACAGCTCCGCAAGCTGCAAGAAGAAGTGATAGAGCTTGAAGACGTCCGGACGGGCGTCTCGATCACGGACCTCGGCCTCAACGAGTTCCGCATGGATCTCCTTGCGTACGTGAAAGAGTACGGCGATCTCGGATCCTCCCCAAAGGGCCTCCATGCGGCTGTCCCCGCCGACCTCACCAAAGGACTCAAGCCCGGAGTCATCTTCGCCCTTCGGAGCGTCGACGAAAACGTCGAAATCAACCGGCACAACCGACTGCACCCCTACTACCTCATCTACCTCGATGAGTCCGGCCATGTGATCACGGACCACACGGAGGTCAAGCACCTCCTTGATCTCGTCCGTAACAGTTGCCACGGAGTGTCCGAGCCAGTGCCAGCGGCATACCACGTCTTCAACAAGGCAACCTCGGAAGGAGCCGACATGACGGCGTACTCCGACCTATTAACCCAGGCGATCCGGTCGCTGATCGATATCACCGAGGAGCGCGACATCGACAGCTTGTTCTCCGGGAGCAAGACCACGGCTCTGACGCAGACGTTTGCCGGCCTTGAGGACTTCGAGCTACTCGCGTTCATCGCCGTGGTCGATCCCGCCACCCGATTTAATGGATGA
- a CDS encoding DUF4391 domain-containing protein, producing the protein MDDAGPLFRWPSKGRVGRTIPKERLYAEARITSRVKQRFVEDLQRVTWAYKIGEQALPLKPCDSMTEFQIFEVELKADDVADQVLKTIDGAVPSPVIFELIRNRAGHAEIQVAAARKELGQRGPKLSSYFRSHWGPGDAVRSDLPAALDLGGLYDGVLAALLPLSARPGEDLSEAIGRMTRVAQLEREIGALERRLRNERQLNRKVALRRALKTKQAELEQQR; encoded by the coding sequence ATGGATGACGCCGGGCCGCTCTTCCGGTGGCCGTCCAAGGGTCGCGTGGGTCGCACCATCCCGAAGGAAAGGCTATACGCCGAAGCGCGCATCACCAGTCGGGTCAAGCAGCGATTCGTCGAAGACCTCCAACGCGTCACCTGGGCGTACAAAATCGGTGAACAGGCACTGCCACTCAAGCCATGCGACTCGATGACGGAGTTTCAGATCTTCGAGGTAGAGCTCAAGGCGGACGATGTGGCAGACCAGGTCCTGAAAACGATCGACGGAGCAGTCCCATCACCTGTGATCTTCGAACTAATTCGGAACCGCGCCGGCCACGCCGAGATCCAGGTGGCCGCTGCACGCAAGGAGCTCGGCCAACGTGGGCCCAAGCTCAGCTCCTACTTCCGCAGCCACTGGGGACCTGGGGACGCCGTGCGTTCCGATCTACCAGCAGCGCTCGACCTCGGCGGGCTCTATGACGGAGTTCTGGCCGCCCTCTTGCCGCTCAGCGCACGTCCGGGTGAAGACCTGTCGGAGGCTATCGGCAGAATGACGCGGGTCGCCCAACTCGAGCGTGAGATCGGTGCACTCGAGCGCCGGCTCCGCAACGAGCGCCAGCTCAACCGCAAGGTCGCGCTCCGGCGCGCCCTCAAGACCAAGCAAGCAGAACTCGAGCAGCAGAGGTAA